The following coding sequences are from one Capsicum annuum cultivar UCD-10X-F1 chromosome 3, UCD10Xv1.1, whole genome shotgun sequence window:
- the LOC107864917 gene encoding craniofacial development protein 2-like has protein sequence MVEEETKWVGPKARNVDGYKLWYSGSERRKNGVGVLVDEELRGQVVKVKRVNDMLMTIKLVNGEFTLNVCSVYAPQVGMDGEEKKRFWDALDKVVRGVPNSEKIVVAGDFNGHIGVLSGGYGVVHGGYGFGEKNEEGAALLDFARFIGMVVVNSSFPKKEDHLVTFRSAITKTQIDLLLLKKGDRVLCKDCKVILSENLSTQHRFLVMDLGLKKDKKNRGGEG, from the exons ATGGTTGAAGAG gagaccaagtgggtagggccTAAGGCCAGGAATGTGGATGGTTATAAGCTATGGTACTCAGGGAGTGAGAGACGTAAGAATGGAGTAGGCGTCTTAGTTGATGAAGAACTTAGAGGGCAAGTAGTGAAGGTTAAGAGAGTCAACGATatgttgatgactattaagttggtcaatgGGGAGTTTACTCTGAACGTGTGCAGTGTTTATGCGCCGCAGGTGGGCATGGACGGTGAAGAGAAGAAACGGTTTTGGGATGCTTTGGACAAGGTGGTGAGAGGAGTGCCTAACtctgagaagattgttgtagcaggagatttcaatggaCACATCGGGGTATTATCAGGAGGTTATGGCGTTGTGCATGGTGGTTATGGTTTTGGGGAGAAGAATGAAGAGGGAGctgctctgttggattttgcgaggttCATTGGGATGGTAGTAGTGAATTCGAGCTTTCCGAAGAAAGAGGATCACCTGGTCACCTTCCGAAGCGCAATaaccaagactcagattgacttatTGCTACTTAAGAAGGGGGATAGGGTGTtatgtaaggattgtaaggttatTCTGAGTGAGAACCTTTCGACCCAACACAGGTTCCTAGTGATGGACTTAGGCTTAAAGAAGGATAAAAAGAATAGGGGTGGAGAGGGTTGA
- the LOC107862697 gene encoding 60S ribosomal protein L17-2 isoform X1, producing the protein MVKYSREPDNPTKSCKARGSSLRVHFKNTRETAHALRKMPLDKAKKYLEDVLSHKQAIPFTRFCGGVGRTAQVKDRHSNGQGRWPVKSAGFILDLLKNAESNAEVKGLDVDSLFISHIQVNQAQKQRRRTYRAHGRINPYMSHPCHIELVLSEKEESVKKEPETQLAPRKAKA; encoded by the exons ATG GTGAAGTATTCAAGGGAACCCGATAACCCTACCAAAT CTTGCAAAGCCAGGGGTTCAAGTCTCCGAGTTCATTTCAAG AATACGCGTGAGACAGCCCATGCACTTAGAAAGATGCCGTTGGACAAGGCCAAGAAATATCTGGAAGATGTTCTTTCCCACAAACAAGCCATTCCCTTCACACGCTTTTGTGGTGGGGTTGGTCGTACTGCTCAGGTAAAGGATCGTCATTCAAATGGTCAAGGACGTTGGCCTGTCAAATCTGCAGGGTTTATTCTGGATTTACTCAAAAATGCTGAGAGCAATGCTGAG GTTAAAGGCTTGGATGTGGATTCACTTTTCATATCTCACATCCAAGTAAACCAGGCACAAAAACAGAGGCGCCGCACATACCGAGCACACGGAAGAATTAACC CCTATATGTCTCACCCTTGCCATATTGAGTTGGTATTGTCTGAGAAGGAAGAGTCCGTCAAGAAAGAG
- the LOC107862697 gene encoding 60S ribosomal protein L17-2 isoform X2, protein MVKYSREPDNPTKSCKARGSSLRVHFKNTRETAHALRKMPLDKAKKYLEDVLSHKQAIPFTRFCGGVGRTAQVKDRHSNGQGRWPVKSAGFILDLLKNAESNAEVKGLDVDSLFISHIQVNQAQKQRRRTYRAHGRINLIDISIPTSWPFCSLYVSPLPY, encoded by the exons ATG GTGAAGTATTCAAGGGAACCCGATAACCCTACCAAAT CTTGCAAAGCCAGGGGTTCAAGTCTCCGAGTTCATTTCAAG AATACGCGTGAGACAGCCCATGCACTTAGAAAGATGCCGTTGGACAAGGCCAAGAAATATCTGGAAGATGTTCTTTCCCACAAACAAGCCATTCCCTTCACACGCTTTTGTGGTGGGGTTGGTCGTACTGCTCAGGTAAAGGATCGTCATTCAAATGGTCAAGGACGTTGGCCTGTCAAATCTGCAGGGTTTATTCTGGATTTACTCAAAAATGCTGAGAGCAATGCTGAG GTTAAAGGCTTGGATGTGGATTCACTTTTCATATCTCACATCCAAGTAAACCAGGCACAAAAACAGAGGCGCCGCACATACCGAGCACACGGAAGAATTAACC TCATTGATATATCAATCCCAACATCTTGGCCTTTTTGCAGCCTATATGTCTCACCCTTGCCATATTGA